The candidate division WOR-3 bacterium nucleotide sequence CTGTTCATATGTCTTCCTGTGCTCGGTAATGATTGACAGAATTGCATATTTGCATATAATAACCACTGTATTATCTGAATGAGTCGGGATCGGAAGAACAATCCAGGATGCAAAGGCAACTAAGGCTCATAAATACCCCCTCATTCTTATCAAATAATAAAATAGTCTGACATTTTGCCATAACAGGAGATAATTTTATAATGATAGATTTAAGAAAAAGTGACCCGCAGTTCAAGTGGGAGATTATCAAAAAAGAAGGTGGCGAAGGTCTGCTCAAATGCTTCGGATGCAGCGATTGCGCTGCCAGCTGTCCGGTCAGGTACTTTGACGAGCGCTATAACCCGCGTAAGATAATCCGATTTACTCTCCTGGGCATGAAGGATATGGTCCTGAAATCACCATTCCTTTGGTTCTGCGCACATTGCCATGCTTGTACAGAACGCTGCCCGCAGGGTATCAGAGTTGCCGAACTGATCAATGCGATAAAAAACTACGCGGTAGAGCAGGGATACTGTCCTGAGGGATACAAGATGCAGCTCGACCTGCTGATGAAAATGGGCCGGCTCTACGAAGTAGAGGATTTTGACCTGAAGAAACGCCAACGTCTCGGTCTACCACCGATTGACAAAACAATACCTGATGTCGCCAAGATATTGGCAGCCACAAACATCATCAAGGTCTTGAAGAAATGAGCAAGTACGCTATCTTCCTGGGCTGCACTGTTCCTGTCCGGGCACAACACTATGAACTCAGTGCTCGCAATGTCGCCACGCAACTCGGCATCGAGCTGGTTGAAATGTCCGGTGCATCGTGTTGTGGCTTTCCCTTGAAGGCGGTCGATGCAGAGACGGCGCTTCTTGTTGCTGCGCGAAACATTTCTCTTGCCAGCCGTCTCAAAACCGACATCGTCACTCTGTGCAATTCGTGCACCGCGATGCTTTCTGACGCACAAGCCCAACTCAGTAATGAAGAATTTCACAGCAAATTCAAACAAGTCGGCCTGTCGTACCCGCACGAAGTAAGGGTACGGCACTTTGTACGCATGCTGTACGAGGACATCGGAATCGAAAAGATAGGAAAAGTTGTGAAGAAATCCTTGAAACCTCTAAAGATAATGCCACACTATGGATGTCATTACATGCGACCTTCAACTCTATACGGCTTTGACAACGTCGAGGTACCACACACCCTGGACGAGCTGGTGAATGTAACCGGTGCCGAGTCTGTTAACTACGCGGATAAGAAAATGTGCTGCGGTGGCTCTGTACTCGGCGTCGACGAAAAACTAGCGATAACGATGGCCAATCACAAACTCAGTATCGCAAAAGAGAATGGCGTCGATGCGATCGTATCGATATGTCCGTTCTGCACAGTGATGTACGAAGACAATCAGCGCAAAGCTGAGGCGCAGTTTGAAAAACAATACGGAATTCCCGTGCTATATTACCCTCAACTCCTCGGATTGAGTCTTGGCCTCGATGCTAATGCCGTCGGTCTGAAGTTCAACAGGATCAAGCCCGACAACATCATAGATAAACTGACGCGGTGAGATAAATGAATAACAAAATCAGAGTACTGATATGTAACTGCCATAATTCGGTTAAACTGCCGAAGATAGACCTTGGACCGGGAATAGAAGTAGAACAGCACGACAATCTATGTAATGTTAAACCGCAAATCTCCCCAGAAGAGAAAATCGTGATCGCCGCGTGCAGTCCGAACCTGCTTGAAGGAATATATCCTGACATAAATGCCGAGTTTGTGAACATAATCGAACACGTTGTGTCAATCGGACACCCCTTCGAAAAAGCAGAACAAATGATCATCGCGGCGGTTGAAAAGATCAAAGAAACCGAGCCGATCAAGAAGAAAGTATTTGAGGTCAAGCACAAGAAAGCTCTTGTTATAGGCGGTGGAATAGCCGGTATCGAAGTTGCCTTCCAGTTGAGCAGAAATGGCATAGACGTCACGCTGGTCGAAAAAGATCCATTCCTGGGTGGAACCGTAGCTAAACTTGACCGCCTTTACCCCGCGGGAACGCCGTACAGCCATACCCTCATGCCTTTGATAAACAAATTACATGCATGCAAAAATGTAGAACCCCTTGTTAATACGGTAGTCACCAGCGTAAAAGGCAGGCCCGGCGAATATGCGATCGTACTGAATACAAGCCCCCGCGGCGTGACCGAGTGCATCAATTGCGGAAAATGCGTCGATGTTTGTCCGGTCGAAATCAACGATGACGGAAAAAGAAGAAAAGCAATATACTACGTTCCCACTCATCCTGATATGTACGCAATTGATTTTGCCGCATGCACTAAGTGCGGCGAGTGTGTCAAGGTCTGTCCCGGTAAAGTCGATCTCGAAGAGAAGTGCAGAGAAAAAGATATGCATGCGGGTGCAATTGTCGTAGCGACCGGTTTGAACTGGTACGATGTCAGTAAGGTGGAAGAATACGGCTACGGTCGTTTGTCGGGTGTCATGAAGACCCTTGAGTTCGAACGTGCTGTAGCATCAGGAGCGTTGCGGCCAAAAAAAGTCGCCATCATTTACTGCGCGGGTTCCCGTGACTCCAAGCATCTGCCCTATTGTTCTAAGATATGCTGCCTTCTGGGTCTGAAAGAGGCTAAATTAGTCACTGACCGTTTTCCGGAAACAGAAGTCTATGTGATCGCGATGGACATGAGAAGCTACGGCACATTTGAATATCTCTACAACAAACTCCGTGAGAAGGGCGTATCATTCATCAAGGGCAAACCCTCCGAGGTCTTCCAGCGCGATGGCCGTCTCGTTGTCCGAACCGAAGACCTCTACACAAACGAACTTCTTGAAATCGAGGTAGACAATGTAGTTTTGAGCTCAGGATTTGTAGCCGACAAGGAAACCTTTGAAAAATTGAACATGAAACTCGACGGTGATTTCCCAGTATTGTTCGAAAATGCCGGGCTCGGCACCCATGATTTGCCGAGGGGTATCTTCACTGCTGGAGCAGCCACGTTCCCGTCTGGGGTTGCGGAAACACTGATCGACGCGCGCAAGGCATCACACTCGGCCCTTAGCCTCCTCCGAGTAGATAAGATCGAAACAAGACTGCCCCAGGCGGCGATCGACGATGACATGTGCAGCCTCTGCCGTATGTGTATCGGCACCTGCCCTTACAATGCGATCTCAGTCGTCGACGACAAGATCAAAATCAATGAAGAATTATGCATGGGCTGTGGGACCTGTTCTGTTACCTGCCCGTCGTATGCAAGCCAATTGGAAGGATGGAATAACAAAGGTCTCTATGCACAAATACGTGCCCTTGTTCAGGAAGGAGACCTGCTGGCAATACTATGCCGCTGGTCGGCATACAATGCAACTGAAAGAGCTGCGCAGGACAAGCTGACCTACCACGAGAATGTTAAGATAGTCCGTGTCCCCTGTACCGGTGCAGTCGATCCCTCCCACGTCATGATGGCATTGAACAGAGGAGCAAAAGGAGTACTGATCGGTGGATGTTACCCAGATGCCTGCCACTACGCTCGTGGTAATTTCAGGGCTAGGGCTCGCGAGTTAATTCTCCGGCTCAATTTAGCCTCACTCGGAATGGACGAGAACCGCGTAAGGCTCGAGTGGATAGGCAAAGATGAAGCACAAAAATTCGTTGAAATCGTGAAGGAAATGAACGAGTGAAAAAAGAAATACACAAAATACTTGAATGCCTACATATCCTGGATTGCCTGAACAAGGATGTTGCATATTTCACAGAAATTTATATAATCAGGCATATGTCATTTTCTGTCTTGCAAAAAGGAGGAAATAAATGGCTAAGCCATTAGTCGCATTTTACTGGTGTGCCTCCTGCGGTGGCTGCGAAGAATCGGTCGTTGATCTTGCTGAAGATATACTGAAGGTCGTCGATGCAGTAGAATTTAGGCTCTTCCCGGTTGCCATGGATTTCAAATACTCAGACGTTGAGGCACTACCGGACAAAGGACTTGCAGTTAGTTTTATCAACGGCGCAATTCGCACCGGAGAGCAGAAACACCTCGCGGAATTGCTTCGCAAGAAATCGCAGCTCGTTGTTGCTTATGGTGCCTGTGCACATCTGGGTGGCATTCCAGGATTAGCAAATGTGGCAAATCGAAAAGAGATCTTTGAAACCGCCTATAAGAATACACCATCCACTTACAACCCCAAAGGAATTTATCCGCAGACCGTGACCGAAACCAAGTACGGTAAATTGACTTTACCTGAGATATTCGATACTGTTCAGACATTGGACCAGACGATCGACGTCGACTATTATCTTCCCGGATGCGCACCTCCACCAGACCTGGTCATGAAAGCGATAACGGCAATACTGGAAGGCAATCTTCCGGCAAAAGGTTCTGTGCTAACTTCTGAAAAAGCCCTTTGTGAAACCTGCGAGAGGAACAAAACGAAACCGGACAAGCTGGCAATCAAAGATATCAAAAGGATATCACACGTTATCGCAGATCCTGAAAAGTGTTTCCTTGCCGATGGCATCATCTGCCTGGGACCGGCTACGCGCGGCGGTTGCGGCGAGCGCTGCATAAACGCCAACATGCCATGTCGCGGCTGTTTTGGTCCGACCCGGGAAGTCAAGGACATGGGTGCGAGATTCATGTCCGGTCTCGCATCGATTATCGATGTCGATGATGAGGCTGAAGTGGAAAAGATCGCCCAATCGGTCATCGATCCAATCGGCTTGTTCTACATGTATTCTTTGCCGAGTTCAATAATCAACCGAAAGCAGGGGGTTTAGCATGTACAAAGAAATCACAATAGATCCGGTTACCCGTCTTGAGGGTCACGGAAAAATCGATATCTTCCTCGACGACAAGGGGGATGTTGCCCACGCCTGCATTCAAATCCCTGAATTGCGAGGATACGAGCGGTTCGCGATCGGCCGTCTTGCCGAAGAAATGCCACGCATCACCGAAACGATATGCGGTGTATGTCCAACCGCGCATCATACGTGTTCGGGGAAAGCGCTCGATGATCTGTACGGTGTAGAACCCCCACCCGCGGCCAGAAAAATCCGGGAAATGGTCTATAACACATTTATGTTTGAGGACCACAACCTGCACTTCTATTTCCTTGGCGGGCCAGACTTCATTGTCGGCCCAGCCGCACCAAAGGCCGAGCGTAATATTGTCGGAGTCATCGGCAAGGTCGGACTCGAAGCCGGGAAGAAAGTGATCGACATAAGAAAACGGGCGAGAAACATCATCCAGACCATGGGTGGCAGGGTCGTACATCCTGTGCATTGTTTGCCCGGCGGCGTTTCCAAACCCATGACAAAAGAAATGCAGCAGGAATTCAAGAAAACCGCTGAGGACTCGGTTGAATTCGCGAAATTCACGCTGCAGGCGTTTGACGATATCGTCTTAAAAAACAAAGCATACGTGGACCTGATAGTCGGCGATATCTATAAGCACCAAACCTACTACATGGGTTTGGTTGACGATAATAACAGGGTTAATTTCTACGACGGCTGGATCCGCGTCGTCGACCCGGATGGTAAGGAATTCGCAAAGTTCAAGGCTCAGGACTATCTGGATCACATTGCCGAAGGTGTTGAATCATGGACGTACATAAAATTCCCTTATCTGAAGAACGTCGGTTGGAAGGGCTTTGTTGACGGCAAGGAAAGCGGTGTTTACAGGGTCGCACCATTGGGCAGGTTGAATGTATCGGACGGTATGGCAACACCTCTTGCTCAGGAACATTATCAGAGATTCTATGATACTCTGGGCGGAAAACCCGTGCACAATACTCTAGCAACACACTGGGCTCGGTTGATCGAAGCGATGCAGGCTGCAGAAAGCATGGTCGCACTGATAAATGACCCGGAAATACTGGATCCCAATGTCCGCAACATGGACTTTCAGACCCCAAAGAAGGGAATCGGTGTTATCGAAGCGCCGAGGGGCACGTTGTTCCATCATTATGAGACCGACGAAAGAGGCAGGCTGACAAAAGCCAACCTGATAGTGGCGACAGTGAACAATTCAGCAGCGATCAATATGTCGGTCGAAAAGGCCGCACGCGGTTTGATCAAAGGTGGAAAAGTCGACGATGGCCTTCTCAATATGGTTGAAATGGCTTTCCGTGCTTACGATCCATGCTTTGCTTGCGCCACTCACACGGTAGATGGCCGTGTGCCGCTCGAAATAAACATTTACGATAACGAGCAAAGAGTAGTTAAATCTATAAAGACACACTGACATAACAGAGCAGTATCTCGAAATCCGGAGGGGAAGACTATTCTGCAGCGCGCAGTCCGGGTTGCAGAGTGATGGTCGCCGTTGAGGAAGGATTGCGCTGTCACGATCATGGGAATATCAAAACGTAGCCTTGTTTTTGGTATAGGCAATCCGTATCGCTGTGATGATGCGGTTGGTATCAGAGTAGCGCAGGAAATCGCAAGGCAAATCAAGAATCCAGACATTGACGTCAAATGGGGAAGCATCGACGGTGTCGCCATACTCGATGAAGTCGTTGGCTACGAAAGAGTGATCTTCATCGACTCGGTGAAAACCGGCAAAGGAAAGCCTGGCGATATCTACAAGATCAAACATGCCTCTGAAGAAAATACAGCATCATTTTCCTCCCACGGCATCAATTTTCTCACTGCACTAAGGTTCGGAGAAAAATTCAAACTCAAGATGCCCGTGCAAATAGACATCTACGCGATTGAAATCACAGACAATACTTCATTCAGCGAAGAATGCACCGAAGAAGTGGCAAGAAGCATAACACAAGCAGCACAGATAGTTATGGAAGAAATAAATGAATACCGCAATTGATACTGGTCGGAAAGAAACAGAGTAGAACATGATACGTTCGATCATCGAAACATCTCTTGTAGACTGGGACGGCAAACTGACAACCGTGCTTTTCTTCGATAAGTGTAATTTCATGTGTCCGTTCTGCCAGAACTGGGAATTAATATTGCATCCGGAAAGATTCCCTGTTATCGAGTGGACTCGGATCGAAACCATTCTTCTTTCAAAGAAATCATGGATTGACGGCGTAGTACTCACTGGCGGCGAACCGCTTGCGCAAACAAAAGAAGTCTTTGACATTACCCGCAGAATCAAGGCATTGGGTTTTCTCGTGAAAATCGATACAAATGGCGCCTATCCAGAAATCCTGCACGAAATGATCGAGAAAGGTCTGGTCGACTATGTTGCAATGGACATCAAAGCACCGCTTGATGACAGGTACGACAGCGCCGCCGGCAGAAAGATCGACCTTGCCGCCATAGAGCGGTCTATTAGCATGCTGATGAGAGGTCAAACTGACTACGAATTCCGCACAACCTGCGTGCCCCGTATCATCAACACGCGAACGATCGCGGAGATCGGGAAGCGCATCCAGGAAGCAAAAAGATGGTTTTTACAGCGATATGTTCCGGAAAACGCGTATAAAAAAGAATACAGGAATTTGCGTCAAATATCGGGAGCCGATGTGAGTGAAGTGCTCCGGATTGCACAGCAATATGTTACAAACGCTAAATGGCGGGGCAAAGAAACTTAGTAAAATGAGGTTGTCCGTTGACTTGCCAGCAATAATGGGTATAATCAATAAAGTATGAAAGAAGAATCCAAAATCAAACTGAATAACCTGCTCGTATCAAATTTGTTGAAAATTGCTTTTGCCACCGCAGATACTATGTTTTTCAAAAAGATATTGTTTCCTGTCATAGAAAAGGGTATACGGAGCGCTGTAGAACGTGTCCCTGGTCCTGTTACCTGGCCCGGCGTGCTCGACGACAAGTACTACATGCTACGGTCAATGGCTTACTCAACTCTGAAAATGGGACTTTCTTCCAAGTTCGCAACTACAGTTGTCAACAAAGCAATGCTGAGTAACCTGCGGATGAAAAAGGAAATCGAATTCAGAGGGAAATTTGGTTTTGACCCGCCCGGTTTCATGGTCATCTCACCGGCAAAACGGTGCAATCTCCGTTGCCGTGGCTGTTACGCAAATTCCGCGTCGGAGAAAGACCAACTTGACTATGACATCTTCACCAGAGTGATAGAAGAAATGCGACAATTCTGGGGGGCTCGTTTCGTTGTCGTCTCCGGTGGCGAACCGATGATGTATCGCTGGAACGGCAAAGGAATCTTGGACATATACAAAGAACATCCTGATTCTTTGTTTCTCATGTATACGAACGGCACGATGATAAATGACGAAGTGGCACAGAAGTTCTACAATCTCGCCAATATCACCCCGGCGATATCAGTGGAGGGAATGCAGAGAATTACAGAACAACGACGTGGCAAGGGTGTTTTCGAAAAGATAACTCAAGCCATGAAAACACTGAAGAAAAACCATGTCTTGTTCGGTGTGTCAATCACCGTCACCAAACATAATGCCGAGGAAATAGTGTCCGATGAATTCATTGATTACTACTTTAATAAACTCGGCGCCGGTTACGCATGGGTTTTTCATTATATGCCAATCGGCAGGGATATTGACCCAGACCTCATTCCAACCCCGGATCAGAGGATAATGCTGTGGGAAAAATCCTGGGAGATCGTGAAAAAGAGAAAGATCATGTTCGTCGATTTCTGGAACCATGGTCCAGTGTCCGATGGCTGCGTATCGGCCGGGAGACCGGGTGGCTATTTCTATATTGATTGGCAGGCCAAGGTCTATCCATGCGTTTTCTTCCCATACGCCGCAACCACGATGAACGAGATTTACGATAACGGAGGCGATCTGAATGACTTGATAAACCTGCCATTGTACTCTCGCATCCGCGACTGGCAGTTCAAGTACTGGAAAGAGGGCGACCTGCTTCGGCCGTGCCCGATACGTGATCAT carries:
- a CDS encoding 4Fe-4S dicluster domain-containing protein, with protein sequence MIDLRKSDPQFKWEIIKKEGGEGLLKCFGCSDCAASCPVRYFDERYNPRKIIRFTLLGMKDMVLKSPFLWFCAHCHACTERCPQGIRVAELINAIKNYAVEQGYCPEGYKMQLDLLMKMGRLYEVEDFDLKKRQRLGLPPIDKTIPDVAKILAATNIIKVLKK
- a CDS encoding CoB--CoM heterodisulfide reductase iron-sulfur subunit B family protein; its protein translation is MSKYAIFLGCTVPVRAQHYELSARNVATQLGIELVEMSGASCCGFPLKAVDAETALLVAARNISLASRLKTDIVTLCNSCTAMLSDAQAQLSNEEFHSKFKQVGLSYPHEVRVRHFVRMLYEDIGIEKIGKVVKKSLKPLKIMPHYGCHYMRPSTLYGFDNVEVPHTLDELVNVTGAESVNYADKKMCCGGSVLGVDEKLAITMANHKLSIAKENGVDAIVSICPFCTVMYEDNQRKAEAQFEKQYGIPVLYYPQLLGLSLGLDANAVGLKFNRIKPDNIIDKLTR
- a CDS encoding FAD-dependent oxidoreductase; this encodes MNNKIRVLICNCHNSVKLPKIDLGPGIEVEQHDNLCNVKPQISPEEKIVIAACSPNLLEGIYPDINAEFVNIIEHVVSIGHPFEKAEQMIIAAVEKIKETEPIKKKVFEVKHKKALVIGGGIAGIEVAFQLSRNGIDVTLVEKDPFLGGTVAKLDRLYPAGTPYSHTLMPLINKLHACKNVEPLVNTVVTSVKGRPGEYAIVLNTSPRGVTECINCGKCVDVCPVEINDDGKRRKAIYYVPTHPDMYAIDFAACTKCGECVKVCPGKVDLEEKCREKDMHAGAIVVATGLNWYDVSKVEEYGYGRLSGVMKTLEFERAVASGALRPKKVAIIYCAGSRDSKHLPYCSKICCLLGLKEAKLVTDRFPETEVYVIAMDMRSYGTFEYLYNKLREKGVSFIKGKPSEVFQRDGRLVVRTEDLYTNELLEIEVDNVVLSSGFVADKETFEKLNMKLDGDFPVLFENAGLGTHDLPRGIFTAGAATFPSGVAETLIDARKASHSALSLLRVDKIETRLPQAAIDDDMCSLCRMCIGTCPYNAISVVDDKIKINEELCMGCGTCSVTCPSYASQLEGWNNKGLYAQIRALVQEGDLLAILCRWSAYNATERAAQDKLTYHENVKIVRVPCTGAVDPSHVMMALNRGAKGVLIGGCYPDACHYARGNFRARARELILRLNLASLGMDENRVRLEWIGKDEAQKFVEIVKEMNE
- a CDS encoding oxidoreductase produces the protein MAKPLVAFYWCASCGGCEESVVDLAEDILKVVDAVEFRLFPVAMDFKYSDVEALPDKGLAVSFINGAIRTGEQKHLAELLRKKSQLVVAYGACAHLGGIPGLANVANRKEIFETAYKNTPSTYNPKGIYPQTVTETKYGKLTLPEIFDTVQTLDQTIDVDYYLPGCAPPPDLVMKAITAILEGNLPAKGSVLTSEKALCETCERNKTKPDKLAIKDIKRISHVIADPEKCFLADGIICLGPATRGGCGERCINANMPCRGCFGPTREVKDMGARFMSGLASIIDVDDEAEVEKIAQSVIDPIGLFYMYSLPSSIINRKQGV
- a CDS encoding Ni/Fe hydrogenase subunit alpha; amino-acid sequence: MYKEITIDPVTRLEGHGKIDIFLDDKGDVAHACIQIPELRGYERFAIGRLAEEMPRITETICGVCPTAHHTCSGKALDDLYGVEPPPAARKIREMVYNTFMFEDHNLHFYFLGGPDFIVGPAAPKAERNIVGVIGKVGLEAGKKVIDIRKRARNIIQTMGGRVVHPVHCLPGGVSKPMTKEMQQEFKKTAEDSVEFAKFTLQAFDDIVLKNKAYVDLIVGDIYKHQTYYMGLVDDNNRVNFYDGWIRVVDPDGKEFAKFKAQDYLDHIAEGVESWTYIKFPYLKNVGWKGFVDGKESGVYRVAPLGRLNVSDGMATPLAQEHYQRFYDTLGGKPVHNTLATHWARLIEAMQAAESMVALINDPEILDPNVRNMDFQTPKKGIGVIEAPRGTLFHHYETDERGRLTKANLIVATVNNSAAINMSVEKAARGLIKGGKVDDGLLNMVEMAFRAYDPCFACATHTVDGRVPLEINIYDNEQRVVKSIKTH
- a CDS encoding hydrogenase maturation protease → MGISKRSLVFGIGNPYRCDDAVGIRVAQEIARQIKNPDIDVKWGSIDGVAILDEVVGYERVIFIDSVKTGKGKPGDIYKIKHASEENTASFSSHGINFLTALRFGEKFKLKMPVQIDIYAIEITDNTSFSEECTEEVARSITQAAQIVMEEINEYRN
- a CDS encoding anaerobic ribonucleoside-triphosphate reductase activating protein; this encodes MIRSIIETSLVDWDGKLTTVLFFDKCNFMCPFCQNWELILHPERFPVIEWTRIETILLSKKSWIDGVVLTGGEPLAQTKEVFDITRRIKALGFLVKIDTNGAYPEILHEMIEKGLVDYVAMDIKAPLDDRYDSAAGRKIDLAAIERSISMLMRGQTDYEFRTTCVPRIINTRTIAEIGKRIQEAKRWFLQRYVPENAYKKEYRNLRQISGADVSEVLRIAQQYVTNAKWRGKET
- a CDS encoding radical SAM protein, whose amino-acid sequence is MKEESKIKLNNLLVSNLLKIAFATADTMFFKKILFPVIEKGIRSAVERVPGPVTWPGVLDDKYYMLRSMAYSTLKMGLSSKFATTVVNKAMLSNLRMKKEIEFRGKFGFDPPGFMVISPAKRCNLRCRGCYANSASEKDQLDYDIFTRVIEEMRQFWGARFVVVSGGEPMMYRWNGKGILDIYKEHPDSLFLMYTNGTMINDEVAQKFYNLANITPAISVEGMQRITEQRRGKGVFEKITQAMKTLKKNHVLFGVSITVTKHNAEEIVSDEFIDYYFNKLGAGYAWVFHYMPIGRDIDPDLIPTPDQRIMLWEKSWEIVKKRKIMFVDFWNHGPVSDGCVSAGRPGGYFYIDWQAKVYPCVFFPYAATTMNEIYDNGGDLNDLINLPLYSRIRDWQFKYWKEGDLLRPCPIRDHYRMAKKFVVDTKAIPSDEGTAEIIKDPVYEKKMDNYDKELKRRTTPIWEDVYLHGARR